The Streptomyces sp. HUAS CB01 genome has a segment encoding these proteins:
- a CDS encoding SMI1/KNR4 family protein, translating into MTDDDLVAAVRAYAADQELPGPASSEDVTAFERIVGHPMPQLLRRIYLEVSNGGFGPAEVVSLTDTGDWFSDCEDIAMAYRELADPERGIPPGIVPLMDRGCAMWALIDFKTADGQMWDWDPNLCCKEHALAPLGQSLAGWLTDWLHGSMPDGSYPHRELSARNCPAL; encoded by the coding sequence GTGACTGATGACGATCTCGTAGCGGCCGTCCGCGCGTACGCGGCTGACCAGGAACTACCTGGCCCAGCCTCTTCGGAGGACGTCACCGCGTTCGAACGGATAGTGGGGCACCCGATGCCCCAACTGCTGAGAAGGATCTACCTCGAAGTCTCCAATGGCGGCTTCGGACCAGCAGAGGTCGTGTCCCTCACGGACACGGGTGACTGGTTCAGTGACTGCGAGGACATCGCGATGGCATACCGTGAGCTCGCCGATCCCGAGCGCGGGATCCCACCAGGGATCGTGCCGCTCATGGACCGAGGCTGCGCCATGTGGGCACTCATCGACTTCAAGACGGCGGACGGGCAGATGTGGGACTGGGACCCCAACCTCTGCTGCAAGGAGCACGCTCTGGCCCCGCTGGGGCAGTCACTGGCCGGGTGGCTGACCGACTGGTTGCACGGCAGCATGCCCGATGGGTCCTACCCGCATCGCGAGTTGTCCGCCAGGAACTGCCCCGCCCTATGA
- a CDS encoding DUF4383 domain-containing protein: MASMHTPQATQQSSGLHVALDEHLPVDHKLSQVYRYGAGLMGLILLAFGILGLTHNIGFFDTGNETVGGLNVNGALSVLSICVGLLLFVGMVIGGNFASTLNMVLGILFIFSGFVNLGLLDSGANFLNFRIQNVLFSFVVGVMLMWFGMYGRISSTLPHDNPYWKARHPDEAAKEEQARAERMRSRGLPEAGRQG; the protein is encoded by the coding sequence ATGGCATCCATGCACACGCCGCAGGCCACGCAGCAGTCCAGCGGACTGCACGTCGCCCTGGACGAGCATCTGCCCGTGGACCACAAGCTCAGCCAGGTCTACCGCTACGGCGCCGGGCTCATGGGCCTGATCCTGCTGGCCTTCGGGATCCTCGGGCTGACGCACAACATCGGCTTCTTCGACACGGGGAACGAGACCGTGGGCGGTCTCAACGTGAACGGCGCGCTGAGCGTGCTGTCCATCTGCGTGGGGCTGCTGCTGTTCGTCGGCATGGTCATCGGCGGGAACTTCGCCTCCACGCTGAACATGGTGCTCGGCATCCTCTTCATCTTCAGCGGCTTCGTGAACCTCGGTCTGCTGGACTCCGGTGCGAACTTCCTCAACTTCCGCATCCAGAACGTCCTCTTCAGCTTCGTCGTGGGCGTCATGCTGATGTGGTTCGGGATGTACGGGCGGATCAGCAGCACGCTTCCCCACGACAACCCCTACTGGAAGGCCCGCCACCCCGACGAGGCGGCGAAGGAGGAGCAGGCGCGTGCGGAGCGGATGCGTTCGCGCGGGCTCCCGGAGGCCGGTCGTCAGGGCTGA
- a CDS encoding FmdB family zinc ribbon protein produces MPRYEYRCRTCDDTFELSRPMAESSAPASCPAGHDDTVKLLSAVAVGGTSTGPAPAPAGGGGGCCGGGCCG; encoded by the coding sequence ATGCCCCGTTACGAGTACCGCTGCCGCACCTGCGACGACACCTTCGAGCTGAGCCGGCCCATGGCCGAGTCCTCCGCTCCCGCGTCCTGCCCCGCGGGGCACGACGACACCGTGAAGCTGCTGTCGGCGGTCGCCGTGGGCGGGACGAGCACGGGCCCGGCCCCCGCGCCCGCCGGCGGTGGCGGTGGCTGCTGCGGCGGCGGCTGCTGCGGCTGA
- a CDS encoding helix-turn-helix domain-containing protein, translating to MTTATAELLTVPEVMARLKLGRSKVYDLIRSRRLTSIKIDGCRRIPADAVRDFVLVQIEEAA from the coding sequence ATGACCACCGCAACCGCCGAACTCCTGACCGTGCCCGAGGTCATGGCACGGCTCAAGCTCGGACGCTCCAAGGTCTACGACCTGATCCGCTCGCGCCGCCTGACCTCGATCAAGATCGACGGCTGCCGCCGCATCCCCGCTGATGCCGTGCGGGACTTCGTCCTCGTCCAGATCGAGGAGGCGGCCTGA
- a CDS encoding HD domain-containing protein, with translation MPSALDTPQGAAELAESLLPPLGNRWLHTQAVAARAVEVSKAVPEDERDLLVAAAWLHDIGYAPELRDTGFHPLDGARHLATLDAPDRLVAHHSGAVYEAEQRGLSAELAVYEREDSPVLDALIFADMTTGPAGQRFDFDQRMGETLVRYEPGSEVHTAITKARPYLGAAVDRTSARLAGRVAGSR, from the coding sequence ATGCCTTCTGCGCTGGATACGCCCCAGGGAGCGGCCGAGCTGGCCGAGTCGTTGCTGCCACCGCTCGGGAACCGCTGGTTGCACACGCAGGCAGTTGCTGCACGGGCCGTCGAAGTGTCGAAGGCCGTGCCCGAAGACGAACGGGACCTCCTCGTTGCCGCGGCCTGGCTGCATGACATCGGATACGCACCCGAGCTGCGTGACACCGGGTTCCATCCGCTCGACGGTGCGCGGCATCTGGCAACCCTCGATGCGCCCGATCGCCTCGTCGCTCACCACTCCGGCGCCGTGTACGAGGCCGAGCAGCGTGGACTCTCGGCTGAACTCGCCGTGTACGAGCGCGAGGACTCGCCGGTCCTGGACGCTTTGATCTTTGCCGACATGACCACCGGCCCGGCCGGGCAACGCTTCGACTTCGATCAGCGTATGGGCGAGACCCTGGTTCGCTACGAGCCCGGCAGCGAGGTGCACACCGCGATTACTAAGGCCCGGCCGTACCTCGGAGCCGCTGTCGACCGGACGTCTGCCCGCCTCGCCGGACGTGTGGCTGGCTCGCGATGA
- a CDS encoding SCO4402 family protein, producing the protein MNEDPQRLANFRVHVVPAILALANPPWQQDVWLDPSTFENVTHIFHTLFDDFCDADEPERYLGTSLRTEAEVALMRELGAALNAAAEEAPNDTDAEYLQAASWPEVVAVAGRLARVMVGNDLGELVALHEAETRDQPNNLASHGEAPECLTA; encoded by the coding sequence ATGAACGAGGATCCGCAACGCTTGGCGAACTTCCGAGTCCACGTGGTGCCGGCGATCCTGGCTCTGGCCAATCCCCCCTGGCAGCAGGATGTGTGGCTCGACCCGTCGACGTTCGAGAACGTGACCCATATCTTCCATACGCTCTTCGACGACTTCTGCGACGCCGACGAGCCCGAGCGCTACCTCGGCACAAGTCTGCGAACAGAGGCGGAGGTCGCCCTCATGCGGGAGCTTGGCGCAGCGCTCAACGCGGCCGCAGAGGAGGCGCCCAACGACACCGATGCGGAGTACCTCCAGGCAGCCTCTTGGCCCGAGGTCGTGGCCGTCGCTGGACGACTCGCTCGCGTAATGGTGGGTAACGACCTGGGAGAACTCGTCGCACTGCACGAGGCCGAGACCAGGGATCAACCCAACAACCTTGCTAGCCATGGAGAAGCCCCTGAGTGTCTAACTGCGTGA
- a CDS encoding IS3 family transposase (programmed frameshift), giving the protein MGMKHYPAEFKADAVALYRSRPGATIKSVAADLGVNTETLRNWIRAADGRRSGAHSAPPATAQSGGNAVQAELAAARKRIRELEEERDILRKAARYFAGGDALVNRCQFVDDHQRRYGVKRLCDILGIARSSFYYWRRTAPDRAARQAAEAKVAARIRQVHKDSDGTYGAPRITAELRDEDGLVVNHKRVARIMRTIGLEGVRLRRRHRTTVPDPAAAKAPDLIGRDFTAVVPNTKYVGDITYLPIGAGKFCYLATVIDLCSRRLAGWAIADHMRTDLVTDALAAAIRTRGTLAGAVMHTDHGAQYASRAFAEACRSAGVRQSMSAVGSSADNAAAESFNTTFKRETLKGRKSWSDEREARLDAFRWLHRYNTRRRHSRLGQRSPIAYENAFHPTSTTLTRAA; this is encoded by the exons GTGGGGATGAAGCACTACCCCGCCGAGTTCAAGGCGGACGCGGTCGCGCTGTACCGATCACGTCCGGGAGCGACGATCAAGTCGGTCGCCGCTGATCTCGGGGTGAACACCGAGACGCTGCGGAACTGGATACGGGCTGCCGACGGCCGCCGCTCCGGTGCCCACTCCGCGCCGCCGGCCACTGCGCAGTCTGGTGGTAACGCCGTCCAGGCGGAGCTGGCCGCGGCAAGGAAGAGGATTCGCGAGCTGGAGGAAGAACGAGACATCCTCCGCAAGGCGGCCCGGTATTTCGCCGGGG GAGACGCGCTGGTGAACCGCTGCCAGTTCGTTGACGACCACCAGCGCCGATACGGCGTCAAGCGGCTCTGCGACATCCTCGGGATCGCCCGCTCGAGCTTCTACTACTGGCGCCGCACCGCCCCGGACCGGGCGGCCCGCCAGGCCGCCGAGGCCAAAGTCGCGGCCCGGATACGCCAGGTCCACAAAGACTCCGACGGCACCTACGGCGCCCCGAGGATCACCGCCGAGCTCCGCGACGAGGACGGCCTGGTGGTCAACCACAAGCGCGTCGCGAGGATCATGCGGACCATCGGCCTTGAAGGCGTCCGCCTGCGGCGCCGGCACCGCACCACCGTCCCGGACCCGGCCGCCGCGAAAGCACCGGACCTGATCGGCCGGGACTTCACCGCCGTGGTCCCGAACACGAAGTACGTCGGCGACATCACTTACCTGCCCATCGGCGCCGGGAAGTTCTGCTACCTCGCGACCGTCATCGATCTGTGCTCACGCCGTCTGGCCGGGTGGGCGATCGCCGACCACATGCGCACCGATCTCGTCACCGACGCCCTCGCTGCGGCGATCCGCACCCGCGGCACTCTCGCCGGAGCCGTGATGCACACCGATCACGGAGCCCAGTACGCGAGCCGGGCATTCGCCGAAGCCTGCAGGTCAGCAGGGGTCCGACAGAGCATGAGCGCGGTCGGGTCCAGCGCGGACAACGCCGCCGCCGAGTCGTTCAACACGACCTTCAAAAGAGAGACGCTCAAGGGGCGAAAGAGCTGGTCGGACGAGCGCGAGGCCCGCCTCGACGCCTTCCGATGGCTCCACCGATACAACACCCGACGCCGTCACTCCCGCCTCGGACAACGATCCCCGATCGCCTACGAGAACGCCTTCCACCCAACATCAACTACCCTGACCCGAGCCGCATAG
- a CDS encoding DedA family protein codes for MIVRAAADQTAESGAPGWINSLMDSLGAPGAGIAVALENLFPPIPSEVILPLAGFASATGRMDLFAALLWTTLGSVVGALALYGVGALLGRDRTVAIAARLPLVKVTDIERTEAWFARHGTKAVFFGRMVPVFRSLVSVPAGIERMPLPVFLTLTTLGSALWNTAFVLAGYALGDNWTQVTGYVDAYSKVVLVGALGAVVLFVTVRLLRPGKGTRRA; via the coding sequence ATGATCGTGCGCGCCGCCGCGGACCAGACGGCCGAGAGCGGCGCACCGGGCTGGATCAACAGCCTCATGGACAGCCTCGGCGCGCCCGGTGCGGGCATCGCCGTGGCCCTGGAGAACCTCTTTCCGCCGATACCCAGCGAGGTGATCCTGCCGTTGGCGGGCTTCGCCTCGGCGACCGGGCGGATGGACCTGTTCGCCGCGCTGCTGTGGACGACGCTCGGGTCCGTCGTGGGCGCGCTGGCGCTCTACGGTGTCGGGGCGCTCCTCGGCCGGGACCGTACGGTGGCGATCGCGGCACGGCTGCCCCTGGTGAAGGTGACGGACATCGAGCGCACCGAGGCGTGGTTCGCCCGCCACGGCACGAAGGCCGTGTTCTTCGGCCGGATGGTCCCGGTGTTCCGCAGTCTGGTCTCCGTGCCGGCGGGCATCGAACGCATGCCGCTGCCCGTGTTCCTCACGCTGACGACGCTGGGCAGCGCCCTGTGGAACACGGCGTTCGTCCTCGCGGGATACGCGCTGGGCGACAACTGGACCCAGGTGACCGGGTACGTCGACGCCTACTCGAAGGTGGTGCTGGTGGGCGCGCTGGGGGCGGTGGTGCTGTTCGTGACCGTACGGCTGCTGCGGCCTGGGAAGGGGACGCGCCGCGCCTGA
- a CDS encoding SCO3933 family regulatory protein, with protein MRQIPVDTTGAVLMVAQPPQPKIANRQTGEVATDRDTGAPLMTIDVMFVMNGNAEILSLTVPETGFTGDLATGTPVALTGVVARPWENEFGGQKRHGISFRAVAVTSLAENTAKPKAA; from the coding sequence ATGCGTCAGATCCCCGTCGACACCACCGGCGCTGTCCTGATGGTGGCCCAGCCCCCGCAGCCGAAGATTGCCAACCGTCAGACCGGTGAAGTCGCGACCGACCGGGACACCGGTGCACCGCTGATGACGATCGACGTCATGTTCGTCATGAACGGCAACGCCGAGATCCTGAGCCTGACCGTTCCCGAGACCGGGTTCACCGGTGACCTGGCCACCGGCACCCCGGTCGCGCTTACCGGCGTCGTGGCCCGGCCGTGGGAGAACGAGTTCGGCGGCCAGAAGCGCCACGGCATCAGCTTCCGCGCTGTGGCCGTCACCTCGCTGGCCGAGAACACGGCCAAGCCGAAGGCGGCCTGA
- a CDS encoding XRE family transcriptional regulator — protein sequence MANERLRAAISAKGETIQSVALHVGVDPKSVERWITTDRTPHRGHRWKTSSFLGIDEVYLWPAVSKQAETASASELVTYYPHRGAVPAALWSSLIDQATSHIEILVYAGLFLFDSHPDLPDQLADKAKAGAQVRILLGDPDSDMVRQRGEEEGIGSDLAARARITRRYLEPATKSPGVEVRLHDTIPYNSIYRFDDDVLVNPHVLGAPAGQNPVLHFRYIPGARTFRHYMKSFDFAWGQGTSS from the coding sequence ATGGCGAACGAGCGTCTGCGCGCGGCGATTTCGGCGAAGGGCGAGACCATTCAGTCGGTCGCGCTACACGTCGGAGTGGACCCGAAGAGTGTCGAGCGATGGATCACTACGGACCGCACCCCGCACCGCGGGCACCGCTGGAAGACGTCAAGCTTTCTGGGCATCGATGAGGTCTATCTGTGGCCGGCCGTCTCCAAGCAGGCAGAAACCGCGAGTGCCTCGGAACTGGTCACGTACTACCCGCACCGAGGGGCAGTGCCGGCGGCACTCTGGTCGTCATTGATCGACCAGGCCACCAGTCACATCGAGATCCTGGTTTACGCGGGCCTGTTCCTGTTCGACAGCCACCCCGACCTGCCGGACCAGCTTGCCGACAAGGCGAAGGCCGGCGCACAGGTCCGGATACTCCTCGGTGACCCCGACTCCGACATGGTCCGCCAGCGTGGCGAGGAGGAGGGCATCGGCAGTGACCTTGCGGCCCGGGCGCGGATCACGCGCCGGTACCTCGAGCCAGCCACCAAGTCGCCAGGCGTTGAGGTTCGACTCCACGACACGATCCCGTACAACTCGATCTACCGGTTCGACGACGACGTCTTGGTGAACCCGCACGTCCTCGGAGCTCCGGCCGGCCAGAACCCGGTCCTGCACTTCCGCTACATCCCCGGGGCCCGCACGTTCCGGCACTACATGAAGAGCTTCGACTTTGCGTGGGGACAGGGCACCTCGTCGTAA
- the repSA gene encoding replication initiator protein RepSA: MTDTATIAGLDPATLGDLLRVAGSPGFDRWRDQIRRTGGCANPIHLSGWTLTKDKTTGDTLHRYSTDTEPDGRLRVACGNRRASRCPACAWMYAADTYHLIRAGLTGDQDKDVPATVRDHPRVFATLTAPSFGRVHNRPDSGRCRCGLQHPADDDALGTPLDPTTYDYAAAVLFNSHAGELWQRFTNRLRREIAARAGITQRELKECARLSYGKVAEFQKHGAIHFHAVIRLDGPDGPESPPPSWATVQLLTDAIHAAAAHSYTTITVPAADGHPARTLRWGTQLDIRPIRAFEAGTAITEQAVASYVAKYATKAAETTGTVDRRIGNREVLVLLEVPDHPRRLIEACFELDAAYPERRLRAWAHMLGFRGHFSSKSRRYSTTLGALRQVRADYRAAQQRNELGLPDPDQDPTVLVLADWRFAGQGHSPGESVLAASIARDIQLNRQTAREALQDQLALEGAAA, encoded by the coding sequence GTGACCGACACCGCGACCATCGCGGGCCTGGACCCGGCCACCCTCGGCGACCTGCTGCGGGTGGCCGGGTCCCCCGGCTTCGACCGCTGGCGCGACCAGATCCGCCGCACCGGCGGCTGCGCCAACCCCATCCACCTGTCCGGCTGGACCCTCACCAAGGACAAGACCACCGGCGACACGCTGCACCGCTACTCCACCGACACCGAGCCCGACGGTCGGCTCCGCGTCGCCTGCGGCAACCGCCGTGCGTCCCGCTGCCCTGCCTGCGCCTGGATGTACGCCGCCGACACCTACCACCTGATCCGCGCCGGGCTCACGGGCGACCAGGACAAGGACGTCCCCGCGACCGTCCGCGACCACCCCCGGGTCTTCGCGACGCTCACCGCACCGTCGTTCGGCCGCGTTCACAACCGCCCCGACTCCGGCCGCTGCCGCTGCGGCCTCCAGCACCCGGCGGACGACGACGCACTCGGCACACCACTCGACCCGACCACCTACGACTACGCCGCGGCGGTCCTCTTCAACAGCCACGCCGGGGAGCTCTGGCAGCGCTTCACCAACCGGCTCCGCCGCGAGATCGCCGCCCGCGCCGGCATCACACAGCGCGAACTAAAGGAATGCGCCCGCCTCTCCTACGGCAAGGTCGCCGAGTTCCAGAAGCACGGCGCCATCCACTTCCACGCCGTCATACGCCTCGACGGACCGGACGGCCCCGAATCCCCGCCCCCGTCCTGGGCCACCGTGCAGCTGCTCACCGACGCCATCCACGCCGCCGCCGCGCACTCCTACACGACCATCACCGTCCCGGCCGCCGACGGCCACCCCGCCCGCACACTGCGCTGGGGCACCCAGCTCGACATCCGGCCCATCCGCGCCTTCGAGGCCGGCACCGCCATCACCGAACAGGCCGTCGCCTCCTACGTCGCCAAATACGCCACCAAGGCTGCCGAGACGACCGGCACCGTGGACCGCCGCATCGGCAACCGTGAGGTCCTGGTCCTCCTCGAGGTTCCCGACCACCCGCGCCGCCTCATCGAAGCGTGCTTCGAACTCGACGCCGCCTATCCCGAACGGCGGCTGAGGGCCTGGGCCCACATGCTCGGCTTCCGCGGCCACTTCTCCAGCAAGTCCCGCCGCTACTCGACCACCCTCGGCGCCCTCCGCCAGGTCCGCGCCGACTACCGCGCCGCCCAGCAACGCAACGAACTCGGCCTGCCAGACCCGGACCAGGACCCGACCGTCCTCGTCCTGGCCGACTGGCGATTCGCCGGACAGGGCCACAGCCCCGGCGAATCCGTACTCGCCGCATCCATCGCCAGAGACATCCAACTCAACCGCCAAACCGCCCGCGAAGCCCTGCAAGACCAACTCGCCCTGGAAGGAGCCGCAGCATGA
- a CDS encoding NUDIX hydrolase, whose amino-acid sequence MARIDYFNDPNAPKANSIVPSVTAVARNEAGEVLLIHKTDNDLWALPGGGVDVGESVADAAVRETKEETGFDIEVTGLVGLYTNPAHVMAYDDGEVRQQFSICFIAKIIGGELRTSSESKEVAFVSRDQLDELNIHPSMRMRIDHALTDRAEPYIG is encoded by the coding sequence ATGGCCCGTATCGACTACTTCAACGACCCGAACGCTCCCAAGGCGAACAGCATTGTCCCGTCCGTCACCGCCGTGGCACGCAACGAGGCGGGCGAAGTGTTGCTGATCCACAAGACCGACAACGATCTGTGGGCTCTCCCAGGCGGTGGTGTTGACGTCGGTGAGTCTGTTGCAGACGCCGCGGTACGTGAGACGAAGGAAGAGACTGGGTTCGACATCGAGGTCACCGGACTAGTCGGCCTGTACACCAACCCAGCGCACGTCATGGCGTACGACGACGGGGAGGTGCGGCAGCAGTTCTCGATCTGCTTCATAGCGAAGATCATCGGAGGGGAGCTGCGCACCAGCAGCGAGAGCAAGGAAGTCGCCTTCGTTTCCCGCGACCAGCTGGACGAGCTGAACATTCACCCGTCGATGCGGATGCGGATCGACCACGCTTTGACTGATCGGGCGGAGCCTTACATCGGCTGA
- a CDS encoding FtsK/SpoIIIE domain-containing protein produces the protein MTGTAIGLLAVVGLALLLKWRRPAWYWLAFGIGLAVVRVLVRYASVMDACGLTVPPSRLRLAWARIAHRPIPDPRPPRILTLRPTRTGLVLRLKLRPGQDAFDFAASTDRLRHSFTMQGVTSREIKSGVVELRMTGYDVLKRVQMPAKIDREGMRIPVALREDGEVHYRDYRQVPHALNLGATESGKSVYQRQLVKELAALDVALVGIDCKEGVELYPLARRFSALADNPDDAADLLDVLVDRMAATYRIVRCEQRISSDVPDAEITADIWGLPNHLRPTPIVLLVDEVAELSLFANAAEKKRRERIITALVRLVQLGRAAGIYVEICGQRFGSELGDGITMLRAQLTGRTSHRVNDEASAKMAFGDISPDAVIAATQIPANRPGTAIAGDSTGGWVRIRTPFTTLRRGTPGPARRLHHRQRHHAR, from the coding sequence ATGACCGGGACTGCGATCGGCCTGCTGGCCGTCGTCGGGCTGGCGCTGCTGCTCAAGTGGCGCCGTCCCGCCTGGTACTGGCTCGCCTTCGGCATCGGTCTCGCAGTGGTGCGGGTCCTGGTCCGGTACGCCTCGGTGATGGACGCCTGTGGACTCACGGTCCCGCCGTCCAGGCTCCGGCTGGCCTGGGCTCGTATCGCACACCGGCCCATCCCGGACCCTCGGCCGCCCCGCATCCTGACTCTTCGCCCGACCCGTACCGGCCTGGTGCTCCGGCTCAAGCTGCGGCCCGGTCAGGATGCCTTCGACTTCGCGGCCTCCACCGACCGACTTCGACACTCGTTCACCATGCAGGGCGTCACGTCTCGCGAGATCAAGTCCGGTGTGGTCGAACTCCGGATGACCGGTTACGACGTGCTGAAGCGGGTGCAGATGCCCGCAAAGATCGACCGCGAAGGCATGCGCATCCCCGTCGCCTTGCGCGAGGACGGAGAGGTCCACTACCGCGACTACCGACAGGTTCCTCACGCCCTCAACCTCGGCGCGACCGAGTCCGGCAAGTCCGTCTACCAGCGACAGCTGGTCAAGGAACTCGCCGCTCTCGACGTCGCCCTGGTCGGCATCGACTGCAAGGAAGGAGTGGAGCTCTACCCTCTCGCCCGTCGCTTCTCGGCGCTCGCAGACAACCCCGATGACGCCGCCGACCTGCTCGACGTCCTCGTAGACCGCATGGCCGCGACGTACCGGATCGTCCGGTGCGAACAACGGATCAGCTCGGACGTCCCGGATGCTGAGATCACCGCCGACATATGGGGACTGCCCAATCACCTGCGCCCGACCCCAATCGTGCTCCTGGTCGACGAGGTAGCCGAACTGTCGCTGTTCGCCAATGCGGCGGAGAAGAAGCGTCGCGAGCGGATCATCACCGCACTGGTCCGGCTCGTCCAGCTCGGCCGTGCCGCCGGCATCTACGTGGAGATCTGCGGTCAGCGCTTCGGCTCCGAACTCGGTGATGGGATCACCATGCTCCGCGCCCAGCTCACCGGCCGTACCTCGCACCGAGTGAATGACGAAGCCTCCGCCAAGATGGCGTTCGGCGACATCTCCCCGGACGCCGTGATCGCCGCCACGCAGATTCCTGCGAACCGCCCCGGCACCGCAATCGCCGGTGACTCGACCGGCGGTTGGGTCCGCATCCGCACCCCGTTCACCACGCTTCGCCGAGGCACACCCGGACCTGCCCGGCGCCTACATCACCGCCAGCGACATCACGCCCGCTGA
- a CDS encoding tyrosine-type recombinase/integrase — protein sequence MATQRKRNPNGASTITKRKDGRYQAAVYVLQPDGTRARKFAYGKTWAECDAKRRELLDKVDQGVPVPTKSAKLSEWLPYWLENIIKPRRKRTTFAKYEVHVRLYLVPVLGSKRLESLSVADVRRLLVQLEKKTTAATAKEAHRVLRTALTAACREELVTRNVATLVEPPSVDTREMSPWSLDETLDFLGAARKDPLYAAFVLAIALGFRRGEIVGLRWENLDLDKREIRVRTQRQRVRGEAYEDDPKGRRRKQTLPLPAICVAPLRWQRMRQAAQRDRAGADWKETGYVFTTRTGQPIEPRNLYRSFTRVADSAGLRVIRLHDARHGCATLLTAAGVAPRVVMEILGHSQIAVTMNVYAHVVQDTQREAVSHMDRLLKRRPGRE from the coding sequence ATGGCGACGCAGCGCAAGCGCAACCCCAACGGCGCCAGCACCATCACCAAGCGGAAGGACGGCCGCTATCAGGCAGCCGTCTACGTTCTCCAGCCGGATGGCACCCGTGCCCGCAAGTTCGCCTACGGCAAGACCTGGGCCGAGTGCGACGCCAAGCGCCGGGAGCTCCTCGACAAGGTGGACCAGGGCGTGCCCGTGCCCACCAAGTCGGCGAAGCTCTCGGAGTGGTTGCCGTACTGGCTGGAGAACATCATCAAGCCGCGCCGGAAGCGCACCACGTTCGCCAAGTACGAGGTGCATGTCCGTCTCTACCTCGTGCCAGTGCTCGGCTCCAAGCGGCTCGAATCTCTTAGCGTCGCCGACGTCCGGCGGTTGCTCGTCCAGCTGGAGAAGAAGACCACCGCCGCGACGGCCAAAGAAGCGCATCGGGTGCTACGCACCGCGCTGACCGCGGCCTGCCGTGAGGAGCTGGTCACGCGGAACGTGGCAACGCTCGTCGAGCCGCCCTCGGTCGACACCCGCGAAATGTCGCCGTGGTCTCTGGACGAGACGCTCGACTTCCTCGGCGCCGCTCGCAAGGACCCGCTCTATGCCGCCTTCGTCCTCGCCATCGCGCTCGGCTTCCGCCGTGGTGAGATCGTCGGTCTCCGCTGGGAGAACCTCGACCTCGACAAGCGGGAGATCCGGGTTCGCACTCAGCGTCAGCGCGTCCGCGGCGAGGCGTACGAGGACGACCCCAAGGGGCGCCGGCGGAAGCAGACCCTGCCGCTCCCCGCGATCTGCGTCGCGCCCCTGCGCTGGCAGCGCATGCGGCAGGCTGCTCAGCGTGATCGGGCCGGGGCCGACTGGAAGGAGACCGGCTACGTCTTCACCACACGCACCGGCCAACCGATCGAGCCGCGCAACCTGTACCGCTCGTTCACCCGGGTCGCCGACTCCGCCGGCCTCCGCGTCATCCGGCTGCACGACGCTCGGCACGGCTGCGCCACCCTGCTCACTGCGGCCGGGGTTGCTCCCCGCGTCGTCATGGAGATCCTCGGGCACAGCCAGATCGCCGTCACGATGAACGTCTACGCACACGTCGTCCAGGACACCCAGCGTGAGGCTGTCAGCCACATGGACCGGCTGCTCAAGCGGCGGCCCGGCCGTGAGTGA